Proteins found in one Amblyraja radiata isolate CabotCenter1 chromosome 15, sAmbRad1.1.pri, whole genome shotgun sequence genomic segment:
- the LOC116980993 gene encoding 1-phosphatidylinositol 4,5-bisphosphate phosphodiesterase epsilon-1-like, translated as MTVKENNQKNTKSPSFIMTSEGIAASVFATVGPGKMISGQSAEDENRLSNSGCAIKINHVVNEGMLAVDPLSVLRGAAEAPAELQGVAHTTGSVMSVAQLTTKYNAAGGVELQGRAMGGSGSSVGSPTGNRGRSNQGQCDSSLLSDNLKPCHSQTDGDARRNLEIQPSVLGEGIKNPTEEKSSMGTSSTFNRAVVEDTCLKKKHHVSCEDKHNHVFHPEQCSPQTSFFHVEDACRSSAFTSASHTLLQFPKDCVVEGVHNHNYACPSVRSTEAGLGVDQRKLKVKPLTEWFVAGHLVNRFPLRPSVSHFDDSDDACDEGMEDEFNRNRKERSTLLFRRYNKNNREVKKSVYTGSKARTRRLPSGRIGATASNSVRQKRNPSHHVKVPRVLNEKHMICQALLMADMWTRPSRYKVRYHHCCCYFN; from the coding sequence ATGACAgtcaaagaaaataatcagaagaATACCAAGAGTCCTTCTTTCATCATGACCTCCGAAGGAATAGCTGCTTCTGTGTTTGCGACTGTGGGCCCAGGTAAGATGATATCTGGCCAGTCAGCTGAAGATGAAAATAGGTTGAGTAATTCGGGCTGTGCTATTAAAATAAACCATGTTGTCAATGAGGGAATGCTGGCTGTAGATCCTCTGTCAGTCCTTCGGGGTGCTGCTGAGGCTCCTGCAGAATTGCAGGGGGTAGCACACACGACGGGGTCAGTCATGTCTGTGGCACAACTGACGACAAAATACAATGCTGCAGGTGGAGTCGAGCTTCAGGGTAGAGCAATGGGAGGCTCGGGCTCAAGTGTGGGGAGCCCCACTGGAAACAGAGGCCGGTCTAACCAGGGACAATGTGATTCTAGCTTGTTGTCAGACAACCTCAAGCCATGCCACTCGCAAACAGATGGAGATGCACGCAGGAACCTCGAGATTCAACCCTCGGTCTTGGGTGAAGGGATCAAAAACCCAACCGAAGAAAAATCTTCAATGGGTACGTCATCAACGTTCAACCGTGCAGTAGTAGAAGACACTTGCTTGAAGAAAAAGCACCATGTCAGCTGTGAGGATAAGCACAACCACGTCTTTCATCCCGAACAGTGTTCTCCGCAGACTTCATTCTTCCACGTTGAAGATGCCTGTCGATCTTCAGCTTTTACTAGTGCATCACACACGTTACTGCAATTTCCAAAGGACTGCGTTGTAGAGGGTGTACACAACCATAACTATGCTTGTCCGAGCGTGCGATCCACAGAGGCAGGGTTAGGCGTAGACCAAAGAAAGCTGAAGGTGAAACCACTGACTGAATGGTTTGTTGCAGGTCATTTGGTCAACCGCTTTCCTCTGAGGCCTTCAGTCAGCCATTTTGATGATTCGGATGATGCCTGTGATGAAGGAATGGAAGATGAGTTTAACCGTAACAGAAAGGAGCGCTCCACGTTACTGTTTAGACGATACAACAAGAATAACAGGGAAGTGAAGAAATCTGTTTACACGGGATCTAAAGCACGCACGAGAAGATTACCGTCGGGACGCATTGGCGCGACGGCGAGCAACTCTGTCAGACAAAAGAGAAATCCTAGCCACCATGTGAAAGTTCCCAGAGTTCTCAATGAGAAGCACATGATATGCCAAGCTCTGCTGATGGCGGATATGTGGACCAGACCCAGCAGGTACAAGGTAAGATACCACCACTGCTGCTGCTACTTTAACTGA